One part of the Oscillatoria sp. FACHB-1407 genome encodes these proteins:
- a CDS encoding Rho termination factor N-terminal domain-containing protein, whose translation MSSLTDIGNLMYLYLDEIYPGKSTNTPRFLVKASADFLKVKGGHNWVPVIVKETGEDQYEVIGNAFIYAVAKEARLERVWCIIADASQEAAEISQVLSGEVTPKINLSTASRDEIEAALQYLIDQPGSVLKGIKLPVAVNRIEEAPRQYWKNFDPVIDLKCGITKGKKLDALKQVFVLTPQPLPDIIKDAEILKTLTTTELKAIAKKRGLTGTAKLKKPELIELLSQ comes from the coding sequence ATGAGTAGCTTAACAGATATTGGAAATTTGATGTACCTATACCTGGATGAAATTTACCCAGGTAAAAGTACAAATACACCAAGGTTTTTAGTTAAGGCATCCGCTGATTTTCTAAAAGTAAAAGGCGGACACAATTGGGTTCCAGTGATTGTTAAAGAAACTGGAGAAGACCAGTATGAAGTGATTGGCAACGCTTTTATTTATGCTGTTGCTAAAGAAGCAAGATTAGAGCGGGTTTGGTGCATTATTGCCGACGCTAGTCAGGAAGCCGCTGAAATCTCTCAAGTATTGTCGGGTGAGGTGACTCCTAAAATTAACCTTTCTACGGCTTCAAGAGATGAAATTGAAGCTGCATTGCAATACTTAATTGATCAACCGGGAAGCGTGTTGAAAGGCATTAAACTTCCAGTTGCCGTTAACCGCATTGAAGAGGCTCCTCGCCAATATTGGAAGAATTTTGATCCGGTCATTGACTTGAAGTGCGGTATTACCAAAGGCAAAAAACTAGATGCCCTCAAACAGGTTTTTGTACTGACTCCACAACCCCTGCCTGACATTATTAAGGATGCAGAAATTCTCAAAACATTGACAACTACTGAACTGAAGGCGATCGCCAAAAAACGTGGTCTAACCGGAACGGCAAAGTTGAAGAAACCAGAGTTAATCGAGCTACTTAGCCAGTAA
- a CDS encoding ABC transporter permease, protein MSQTITPPPTTTSEAQFKSAAIAPQASGVNEFIQETTALTRRLFIQLQRRPSTLIAGLIQPIMWLVLFGALFQNVPQGLFGESANYGQFLGAGVIVFTAFGGALNAGLPVMFDREFGFLNRLLVAPLVSRFSIVLASAIFIATLSMIQTAGIVAASAFLGAGLPDPLGLALVVTIVLLLVLGVTALSLGLAFALPGHIELIAVIFVTNLPLLFASTALAPLSFMPTWLQWVASLNPLSYAIEPIRYLYLHSDWAFNSVVLQAPFGDVTLGTALLVLIGFDAIALFSVRSLLSRSLA, encoded by the coding sequence ATGAGCCAAACGATTACCCCACCCCCCACCACAACCTCTGAAGCACAATTTAAGTCAGCGGCGATCGCCCCTCAAGCTTCTGGGGTTAACGAGTTTATTCAAGAAACCACTGCGCTAACTCGTCGTTTGTTCATTCAGCTTCAGCGTCGTCCCAGTACGCTAATTGCCGGGTTGATTCAGCCGATCATGTGGTTAGTCCTGTTTGGTGCGCTGTTTCAAAACGTGCCCCAGGGTTTATTTGGTGAGAGTGCCAACTATGGGCAGTTTTTGGGTGCTGGGGTGATTGTGTTTACCGCTTTTGGGGGTGCGCTCAATGCCGGGTTGCCCGTCATGTTCGATCGCGAGTTTGGCTTTCTCAATCGGCTGCTGGTGGCTCCCCTGGTGTCTCGCTTCTCCATCGTGCTGGCGTCCGCCATTTTTATCGCAACGTTGAGCATGATTCAAACGGCAGGTATCGTGGCAGCCAGTGCCTTTTTAGGTGCGGGGTTGCCTGACCCCCTGGGATTGGCGTTAGTTGTGACGATCGTTCTCCTGTTGGTGTTGGGTGTAACTGCTCTCAGCCTGGGACTCGCCTTTGCCTTACCCGGACACATTGAACTCATTGCTGTCATTTTTGTGACGAACCTGCCGCTGTTGTTTGCCAGCACGGCTCTGGCTCCCCTCAGCTTTATGCCCACCTGGTTGCAGTGGGTCGCCAGTTTGAACCCGCTCAGCTATGCGATCGAGCCGATTCGCTATCTCTACTTGCACAGTGATTGGGCATTTAATAGCGTGGTGTTGCAAGCTCCCTTTGGAGATGTCACTCTGGGAACGGCGTTGCTGGTGCTCATCGGGTTTGATGCGATCGCCCTATTCAGCGTCCGCTCTCTGTTAAGCCGCAGTCTCGCTTAG
- a CDS encoding DUF924 family protein, whose amino-acid sequence MASVDEILDFWFGNPIESYSQRKKLWFVKDLSVDQTLRDRFLSTYEQAAAGELDNWQSQPSSCLALIIVLDQFPRNIFRGEPRAFATDPQARIIAKGAIARGFDQQLEPIQRFFFYLPLEHSEDLADQHQSIALYQALVVDFPELQDGLEYAIRHRDVIQRFGRFPHRNAILNRPSTPEEIEFLKQPGSSF is encoded by the coding sequence ATGGCATCCGTTGACGAAATTTTAGACTTCTGGTTTGGTAACCCAATTGAGTCTTACAGCCAACGCAAAAAGTTGTGGTTTGTTAAAGATCTCAGTGTGGATCAGACATTACGCGATCGCTTCCTTTCAACTTACGAACAAGCCGCTGCGGGGGAACTGGATAACTGGCAATCGCAGCCATCAAGTTGTTTGGCGTTGATCATCGTCCTTGACCAGTTTCCCCGCAACATATTTCGCGGAGAACCACGCGCCTTTGCCACCGACCCCCAGGCTCGGATTATTGCCAAAGGGGCGATCGCCAGAGGGTTTGACCAGCAGCTAGAACCGATACAGCGATTCTTTTTCTATTTGCCCTTGGAGCACAGCGAAGACCTCGCAGATCAGCACCAATCCATCGCCTTATATCAAGCTTTAGTCGTTGACTTTCCTGAGTTACAGGATGGGCTGGAGTACGCTATCCGTCATCGAGATGTGATCCAACGGTTTGGGCGGTTTCCCCATCGCAACGCCATTCTCAATCGACCCTCCACGCC